A stretch of DNA from Acidobacteriota bacterium:
TGACGACCGGCTCGCCGCGAGCGGCGCCGCATTCGCCAACGGCGTGCTGGCGCACTCGCTCGATTTCGACGACACGCACCTGCCCTCCGTGCTGCACCCGAGCGCGTCCATCGTGCCCGCGGTGATCGCGGCCGCCGAGGAGACCGCCGCCCCGCCGTCGGCCGCCATCGCGGCGGCGGCCGCCGCCTACGAGGTGTGCATCCGGACGGGGATGGCGGCCTACGACCGCGCGCTCGGCAATTCGGTGTTTTTCGAGCGCGGGTGGCACGCGACCTCGATTTGCGGAACGCTGGCCGCCGCCGCCGCGGCGGCGAAGCTCTACGGGCTGAGCGCGGCCGGAATCGGCCACGCGATCGCCATTGCCGCGTCCACGAGCGCGGGCATCATCGAAGCGAACCGCGCGGGAGGGTCGGTCAAACGGTTGCACTGCGGGTGGGCGGCACACGCGGGGCTGATTGCCGCGCAAGCCGCGCGCGCCGGATTCACCGGGCCCGCGTCGGTGTTCGAGGGGCGGTTTGGTTTCTACCAGGCGTTCTGCGGCGGGATCGCCGCACCCGAGGAGCTGACGCGCGGCCTGGGTGCGAGCTGGTGCGTGCCGGACGTGTTCTACAAGCCGTACCCCGCGAACCACTTCACCCACGCCGGCATCGACGCGGCGCTCTGCGTCCGCCGGCAGATCGCCAGCTCCGACGAGGTCGTCGACGCGGAGCTGGCCGTGGCCACCCCCACGCTGCGCACGATCGCGGAGCCGCGCGAATCCAAGATTCGGCCGCAGTCGGGGTATCATGCGCAATTCAGCGGTCCGTTCACCGTGGCGGCGGCGCTGCTGGGAGGCGGCGGGCTGGGGCTGTGGCTCGATGATTTCACCGACGCCCACGTTCGCGATCCGCGCTACCAGGCGCTCGCCGCGCGCGTTCGCTGCATCGCAAGCGCCGAATGTGACGCCATCTTCCCGAACCAGTTTCCCGCCGTGCTCACCGTCACGCTGGCCGACGGGCGGCGGATCGTGGAGAAGGTGCTCGCCAACCGCGGCGGTCCCGGCAACCCGCTGAGCGAGGCGGAGCTGACGGCGAAGTTCCGCGCGAACGCCGGCCGTGCGCTCGACGAGGCGGCGGCCGTGCGGCTGGCGAACGCCATCGTGACGCTCGAAGCGCGTCCGCTGGAGGACACGCTGTCGCTCGCGCGGCCGAGTCCCGCCGCGCGGGTCTGACGCTGACTGTGACAGAGGATCAAGCTATGTCGAAACGACCGAACGTCCAGAGCGCGCGCGAGCGGGCCGTCGAGCGCGACACCCAGCGCGCGCGGCGGGCGCGCGACGCCCGGCTGTCCGCCGAGCGCGGCCGGCGCCGCACCGCCACGACTCCCGAGCCGACGATCACGTGCGTTGGGCGCGGGCCGGTCGGCGGATCGATTCCGCGGACGGTGCAGGCGTGGATCGATCGCGAGGCGGCCGATCAGCTCCGCCGCTACGGCCGCATCGCGGCCGAGATGGAAACGCTCGCCCCGGCGCGCGAGCGCTGGGTGCGGGAGTTCTACGAGCGCATCACCGGCCCGCGCGGGTTCTCGGTTCACGCGGGCCAGCGGCGGACGATTGCCGCCGGCGAGCTGCCGGAGCGCCCGCGCCGGCCGTGGCGCGTGGTCTGGTAGCCCCATGGCGCGCAACCATTCGACCGGCGCGGAGCGCCAGCCGCGCTCCAAGGAGTTCTTCTCGTCCGAGGTCCCGCTCTACTACCAGCTCGCCGCGGTGCTGCGCGAGCAGATCCTCTCGGGACGGTTCGCCGCCGGCGACCGGATTCCCACCGAGGCGGAGCTGGTCGAGCACTACGGCGTCAGCCGGATCACCGTCCGCCAGGCGCTCTCATCGCTCGAGCAGGAAGGCTTCGTGCAGCGCCAGGTCGGCCGCGGCACCTTCGTCCGGGAGCGCCGCACCTTCAGCGGCGAGCTGAAGGTCGAAGGATCGCTCGACGACCTGATCTCGATCGGCCAGTTCACGTCGGTGAAGCTGGTGGACCTGCGCACCGTGAAGGCCTCGGGTGCCGACGCGGAGGTGCTCGGCGTCGAGCCGGGAACGCCGCTGACGCGCTGCTCGCGTCTCCGGTACTGGCACAAGGACCCGTACTGCCACATCGTCGTCGATCTGCCGGCCGACGTCGGCCGCCGGCTCGCGCGCAGCGACTTCAAGGGGTCGATCCTCGGCGCGATCGAGAACAAGCTCGGGATCGGCATCCGCGATGCCCAGCAGACGGTGCGCGCGTCGCTGGCCGACGCGACGCTCGCGCGCATGCTCGAGACGCGGATCGGCGCGCCGCTGCTGGCGATCGATCGCGTGGTGGTGACCGACGAGGGAACGCCCATCGAGCACGTGCGGACCCACTATCGCAGCGACATCTACTCGTTCGCCGTGCACCTGCATCGCGACCAGGGGCGCCACGTCTGGAACGCGAAGACGAAGCCGCGCGCCTGAACGGCCCCAGTGAGGCGACCATGACCCAGGATTCTGCCCGCCCGTTCGACACACTCATCCGCAACGTCCGCCTCGTGCGCCCGCGCGTGCCCGCCGTGGAGACGGTGGACATCGGGATTCACGACGGCCGGTTCAGCCGCATCGCGCCCGGCCTGGCCCCGGGGCAGGCCGCCCGGGTGATCGACGGCGGCGGCCTGCTGGCGTTTCCCGGCGTGATCGACGCCCACATGCACGTCGGGATCTACCAGCCGCTCGCCAAGGACGCCCCCACCGAGAGCCGGTCGGCTGCGACGGGCGGGGTCACGACCAGCCTCAATTACATGCGGACGGGGCAGTACTACTTGAACAAAGGGGGGTCGTACCGAGACTTCTTCCCCGAGGTGCTCGGGATCTCGGACGAGCGGTTCTACGTCGACTACGGGTACCACATCGCGCCGATCGCGGCCAGCCACATCGACGAGATGGAGTGGCTGTTCACCGAACACGGCGTCTCCTCGTTCAAGATTTTCATGTTCTACGGCGGCTACGGGCTGCACGGCCGGTCCAGCTCGCAGCAGCAGTTCCTCATGATTGGCGACGAGGATCGGTACGACCTCGCGCACTTCGAGTTCATCATGCGGCGCTTGACGCAGATGATGCGCGAGCACCCGGCGGCGCGGGAGCATTTGAGCGTCAGCCTGCACTGCGAGACGGCGGACATCCTGAACGCGTATACGCAGATCGTCGAGCGCGAGGGACGGCTCGCCGGGCTGCGCGCGTACCACGCCGCCCGCCCCCCGCATTCCGAGGGGCTCGCGATCACGATCGCCTCATACCTGGCGCATGAGACGGAGTGCGCCAACATCAATCTGCTGCACCTCTCCTCGCGCAAGGCGGTGGAGGCGGCGCTCGCGATGGAGCAGGCGTTCCCGCACGTGAACTTCCGGCGCGAGGTCACCATCGGGCACCTGCTGCTGGACGTGGACGCGCCGGCGGCGGTGAAGGCGAAGGTGAACCCGCCGATCCGCCCGCGCGAAGACGTCGAGTACCTGTGGTCGGCGCTGCTCGACGGCCGCATCGACTGGGTGGTCAGCGACCACGCGTGCTGCTCGGCCGAACAGAAGTGGGATGCCAGCCAGCCGAACAACATCTGGCCCGCGAAGTCCGGGTTCGGTGGCACGGAGTACCTGCTCGCCGGCCTCGTGAGCGAGGGGCAGAAGCGCGGGCTGCCGTACCACCGCATCGCGGAGCTGCTCTGCTGGAACCCGGCGCAGCGCTTCGGCCTGCCTCGCAAGGGCGACGTCGCGCCGGGTTTCGATGCGGACCTGGTGCTCGTCGATCCGGCGGAGCACCACACCGTGCGCGCCGCCGACTCGCCGTCGCAGCAGGGCT
This window harbors:
- a CDS encoding MmgE/PrpD family protein yields the protein MTSAPTPLEQLAAFVAGVTYERLPADVVLSVKHRVLDTVGLCLAATPLDTSVQAVRLARAWGGPPQAAVIGHDDRLAASGAAFANGVLAHSLDFDDTHLPSVLHPSASIVPAVIAAAEETAAPPSAAIAAAAAAYEVCIRTGMAAYDRALGNSVFFERGWHATSICGTLAAAAAAAKLYGLSAAGIGHAIAIAASTSAGIIEANRAGGSVKRLHCGWAAHAGLIAAQAARAGFTGPASVFEGRFGFYQAFCGGIAAPEELTRGLGASWCVPDVFYKPYPANHFTHAGIDAALCVRRQIASSDEVVDAELAVATPTLRTIAEPRESKIRPQSGYHAQFSGPFTVAAALLGGGGLGLWLDDFTDAHVRDPRYQALAARVRCIASAECDAIFPNQFPAVLTVTLADGRRIVEKVLANRGGPGNPLSEAELTAKFRANAGRALDEAAAVRLANAIVTLEARPLEDTLSLARPSPAARV
- a CDS encoding GntR family transcriptional regulator; this translates as MARNHSTGAERQPRSKEFFSSEVPLYYQLAAVLREQILSGRFAAGDRIPTEAELVEHYGVSRITVRQALSSLEQEGFVQRQVGRGTFVRERRTFSGELKVEGSLDDLISIGQFTSVKLVDLRTVKASGADAEVLGVEPGTPLTRCSRLRYWHKDPYCHIVVDLPADVGRRLARSDFKGSILGAIENKLGIGIRDAQQTVRASLADATLARMLETRIGAPLLAIDRVVVTDEGTPIEHVRTHYRSDIYSFAVHLHRDQGRHVWNAKTKPRA
- a CDS encoding dihydroorotase family protein, encoding MTQDSARPFDTLIRNVRLVRPRVPAVETVDIGIHDGRFSRIAPGLAPGQAARVIDGGGLLAFPGVIDAHMHVGIYQPLAKDAPTESRSAATGGVTTSLNYMRTGQYYLNKGGSYRDFFPEVLGISDERFYVDYGYHIAPIAASHIDEMEWLFTEHGVSSFKIFMFYGGYGLHGRSSSQQQFLMIGDEDRYDLAHFEFIMRRLTQMMREHPAAREHLSVSLHCETADILNAYTQIVEREGRLAGLRAYHAARPPHSEGLAITIASYLAHETECANINLLHLSSRKAVEAALAMEQAFPHVNFRREVTIGHLLLDVDAPAAVKAKVNPPIRPREDVEYLWSALLDGRIDWVVSDHACCSAEQKWDASQPNNIWPAKSGFGGTEYLLAGLVSEGQKRGLPYHRIAELLCWNPAQRFGLPRKGDVAPGFDADLVLVDPAEHHTVRAADSPSQQGYTPFEGQTLTGRVKRTLLRGEEIYDGRAVVGPPRGRYVPRSVAAPAVV